A stretch of the Deinococcus sp. YIM 134068 genome encodes the following:
- a CDS encoding ABC transporter substrate-binding protein: MKKFALLSSLLLVGSALAAAPRDTLVEQTAADIPTMDPGVTYDTASGAVVENMYETLLTYRGASLTQLEPLLSTKWTISNGGRTYTFDLRRNVKFHSGNTMACADAEYTFERNLVTNSAESGNWFISESLLGTGSNANDDKTITWARIDRAVECNNAGQLVFTLPKVDPAFLAKLAYTGQSIVDRRHAIAIGEWKGTQADMMNWVGKDLTNSKLSQQPSGTGAYRFVRKDANAFLATAFDGYWGKKPAIKNVIIQKVPELAARQQAFLRGDADIIEGGGRAVDEEQIKGKPGVTWIDDLPNTTATAIFMNQNIKATGLLGSGKLDGRGIPANFFTDVNVRRGFSNAFNYGQYIQDVQNGKGKQRTVLLPDSFPGYDAEVKTYRFNAAQARTYFQRAWGGNVWKNGFVLTANYRQGSVASQTAMEILKRNIESLNPKFKVNIQAKQWSEMLESSKKGEEAMIVIGWAPDYADPDNFMYTFYSSNGYYFPRSNFKDAQVDKWLDQARQTVNAQQRNRLYSLVGNRAYEQAPYILVPAGIGYSFVRDNLVGAGKTNFNPMISFATGTFWKELSKR, from the coding sequence ATGAAGAAATTTGCCTTGCTCAGCTCCTTGCTCCTCGTCGGCTCGGCCCTTGCGGCGGCCCCCAGGGACACCCTCGTCGAGCAGACGGCGGCGGACATCCCCACGATGGACCCCGGCGTGACGTATGACACGGCCTCGGGCGCGGTCGTGGAGAACATGTACGAGACGCTGCTGACCTACCGGGGCGCGAGCCTCACCCAGCTTGAGCCGCTGCTCTCGACCAAGTGGACGATCAGCAACGGCGGGCGCACCTACACCTTCGACCTGCGCCGCAACGTCAAGTTCCACTCGGGCAACACCATGGCCTGCGCCGACGCCGAGTACACCTTCGAGCGCAACCTCGTGACGAACTCCGCCGAGAGCGGCAACTGGTTCATCAGCGAGTCGCTGCTGGGCACCGGCAGCAACGCCAACGACGACAAGACGATCACCTGGGCCAGGATCGACCGCGCGGTGGAGTGCAACAACGCCGGGCAGCTCGTCTTCACGCTGCCGAAGGTGGACCCCGCGTTCCTCGCCAAGCTCGCCTACACGGGCCAGAGCATCGTGGACCGCCGCCACGCCATCGCCATCGGTGAGTGGAAGGGCACCCAGGCCGACATGATGAACTGGGTCGGCAAGGACCTGACGAATTCCAAGCTCAGCCAGCAGCCGAGCGGCACGGGTGCGTACCGCTTCGTTCGCAAGGACGCCAACGCCTTCCTGGCGACCGCGTTCGACGGCTACTGGGGCAAGAAGCCCGCGATCAAGAACGTGATCATCCAGAAGGTGCCCGAGCTGGCGGCGCGTCAGCAGGCCTTCTTGCGCGGTGACGCGGACATCATCGAGGGCGGCGGGCGCGCGGTGGACGAGGAGCAGATCAAGGGCAAGCCCGGCGTGACCTGGATCGACGACCTGCCCAACACCACGGCCACGGCCATCTTCATGAACCAGAACATCAAGGCGACCGGGCTGCTGGGCAGCGGCAAGCTCGACGGGCGCGGCATTCCCGCCAACTTCTTCACGGACGTGAACGTGCGCCGGGGCTTCAGCAACGCCTTCAACTACGGCCAGTACATTCAGGACGTGCAGAACGGCAAGGGCAAGCAGCGCACCGTGCTGCTCCCCGACTCCTTCCCCGGCTACGACGCGGAGGTCAAGACCTACCGCTTCAACGCCGCGCAGGCCCGCACGTACTTCCAGCGCGCGTGGGGCGGCAACGTCTGGAAGAACGGCTTCGTGCTGACGGCGAACTACCGCCAGGGCAGCGTGGCCTCGCAGACGGCGATGGAGATCTTGAAGCGCAACATCGAGTCGCTGAACCCCAAGTTCAAGGTGAACATCCAGGCCAAGCAGTGGAGCGAGATGCTGGAGTCCTCCAAGAAGGGCGAGGAGGCGATGATCGTCATCGGCTGGGCACCCGACTACGCGGACCCGGACAACTTCATGTACACCTTCTACTCCAGTAACGGCTACTACTTCCCGCGCAGCAACTTCAAGGACGCGCAGGTGGACAAGTGGCTGGATCAGGCCCGTCAGACGGTCAACGCCCAGCAGCGCAACCGCCTGTACAGCCTGGTGGGCAACCGCGCCTACGAGCAGGCCCCGTACATCCTGGTGCCCGCCGGCATCGGCTACAGCTTCGTGCGCGACAACCTCGTGGGCGCGGGCAAGACCAACTTCAACCCCATGATCTCGTTCGCCACCGGCACCTTCTGGAAGGAACTCAGCAAGCGATAA
- a CDS encoding ABC transporter permease translates to MLNFIVRRLIQIPLVMLVLSLLIVGLTQLLTPEQRAAPYIRSEQQAARLEQIIEERGLRDPFIAQYGNWATKTLQGDLGYSRASGKDVWPTIRERLPATVELTILTAIPILLLGVWLGTLSALHKDKLIDQILRVLVVLGYSLPSFVVGIVLLATFYERLQILPGAGQVSVINQFTIGDLRRPTGMLSIDAMLNGRWDVAWDVIQHMILPALTLVIVLSANIIKVMRNNMLEALTSDYVRTARAKGLSSRVVNNKHARRNALLSIVTLAGFLIIGLLGGSLITETIFAYPGVGQWVVLAAQQTDLAAVLGFALMSAVIVVVVSTIVDILYGVIDPRVRFD, encoded by the coding sequence ATGCTCAACTTCATCGTGCGGCGGCTGATCCAGATTCCGCTGGTGATGCTCGTCCTCTCCCTGCTGATCGTCGGCCTGACGCAGCTTCTGACGCCCGAACAGCGCGCCGCGCCCTACATCCGCAGCGAGCAACAGGCGGCCCGCCTCGAGCAGATCATCGAGGAACGCGGACTGCGGGACCCCTTCATCGCGCAGTACGGCAACTGGGCGACCAAGACCTTGCAGGGCGACCTGGGCTACTCGCGCGCCAGCGGCAAGGACGTGTGGCCTACCATCCGGGAGCGGCTGCCCGCCACCGTCGAGCTGACGATCCTGACGGCCATCCCCATCCTGCTGCTGGGGGTGTGGCTGGGCACGCTGAGCGCCCTGCACAAGGACAAGCTCATCGACCAGATTCTGCGTGTGCTGGTGGTGCTGGGCTACAGCCTGCCGAGCTTCGTGGTGGGCATCGTGCTGCTGGCGACCTTCTACGAGCGGCTCCAGATTCTGCCCGGCGCGGGGCAGGTCAGCGTGATCAACCAGTTCACCATCGGCGACCTGCGGCGTCCCACCGGGATGCTCTCCATCGACGCCATGCTCAACGGGCGCTGGGACGTGGCGTGGGACGTGATCCAGCACATGATCCTGCCCGCGCTGACGCTGGTGATCGTGCTGTCGGCGAACATCATCAAGGTGATGCGGAACAACATGCTGGAGGCCCTCACGAGCGACTACGTGCGGACCGCCCGCGCGAAGGGCCTGTCGAGCCGCGTGGTGAACAACAAGCACGCCCGGCGCAACGCCCTGCTGAGCATCGTGACGCTGGCGGGCTTCCTGATCATCGGGCTGCTGGGCGGCTCGCTCATCACTGAGACGATCTTCGCGTACCCCGGCGTGGGGCAGTGGGTGGTGCTGGCGGCGCAGCAGACCGACCTCGCCGCCGTGCTGGGCTTCGCGCTGATGTCCGCCGTGATCGTGGTGGTGGTGAGCACCATCGTGGACATCCTGTACGGCGTGATCGACCCGCGCGTGAGGTTCGACTGA
- a CDS encoding ABC transporter permease — protein sequence MTTVSTAPQPKAQARSRWQLFWTSPAVRKLRRNPLAITGLVITLLFCLLALFAPLIAKPSGNCLRDLNLTSPNQVYNPLGAGFWRATLAPPASCYATERLSFEQRPRKPSAQAPFGTVNGYNIFYGLVWGTRTALKMSFIIVAITLVIGVIVGAVSGYYGGWIDNLIQRFIDVLLALPPLILTVVILTILRARFQSGAGSYDPTIPIIVASCIAGWAGYARIIRGEVLRTRRLEYVDAARSLGARDWRLIMKHVVPNSVAAVFTIAVLDLATVPLSVAGLSFLGLGFESGYSEWGQMVDFARAWLKPEYWYVLVYPAVFIVLFSLAFNLFGDGLRDALDPKSR from the coding sequence ATGACCACCGTCTCGACCGCCCCGCAGCCGAAGGCGCAGGCCCGCAGCCGCTGGCAGCTCTTCTGGACGAGTCCCGCCGTCCGCAAGCTGCGGCGCAATCCGCTCGCCATCACCGGGCTGGTAATCACGCTGCTGTTCTGTCTGCTGGCCCTGTTCGCCCCCCTGATCGCCAAACCCAGCGGCAACTGCCTGCGCGACCTCAACCTCACGAGTCCCAATCAGGTGTACAACCCGCTGGGCGCGGGCTTCTGGCGGGCGACCCTCGCGCCCCCCGCGAGCTGCTACGCGACCGAGCGCCTGAGCTTCGAGCAGCGCCCCCGCAAACCCAGCGCGCAGGCCCCCTTCGGCACGGTGAACGGCTACAACATCTTCTACGGCCTCGTGTGGGGCACCCGCACCGCGCTGAAGATGTCGTTCATCATCGTGGCGATCACGCTGGTGATCGGGGTCATCGTCGGGGCCGTCAGCGGGTACTACGGCGGCTGGATCGACAACCTGATCCAGCGGTTCATCGACGTGCTGCTCGCGCTGCCGCCCCTGATCCTGACGGTCGTGATCCTGACCATCCTGCGCGCCCGGTTCCAGAGCGGCGCGGGCAGTTACGACCCGACCATCCCGATCATCGTGGCGTCGTGTATCGCCGGCTGGGCGGGGTACGCGCGCATCATTCGCGGCGAGGTGCTGAGGACCCGGCGGCTGGAGTACGTGGACGCCGCCCGCAGCCTCGGGGCGCGCGACTGGCGGCTGATCATGAAGCACGTCGTCCCCAACAGTGTGGCCGCCGTCTTCACCATCGCGGTGCTGGACCTCGCCACCGTGCCGCTGAGCGTGGCGGGGCTGTCGTTCCTCGGCCTGGGCTTCGAGTCGGGCTACTCGGAGTGGGGACAGATGGTGGACTTCGCCCGCGCGTGGCTCAAGCCCGAATACTGGTACGTGCTGGTCTACCCGGCGGTGTTCATCGTGCTGTTCAGCCTCGCCTTCAACCTGTTCGGTGACGGCCTGCGCGACGCGCTCGATCCCAAGAGCCGTTGA
- the ygfZ gene encoding CAF17-like 4Fe-4S cluster assembly/insertion protein YgfZ: protein MWTLLPSSALRLTGTDRVDFVQGQMTNDLRGAPTPGMVACCFLNVRGQIEFFARAYKRKDDVYLHLDAGQSVGLAARLRRYIIFDQVEIGDVTEELGTVHVWGQDVSGWNPDGPDAQTFELSGGTVLAGRINRTGTPGVDLHFLTRYGEGVREALGGGETPLDELEELRVRAGIPDVVRDGFVGTLPQEVGLDVGGLLPVMSYRKGCYVGQEIMARLEARGNARYHLAGLEGDGLPAHAEVIREGKTVGQAGAHAGGLSLARLRKELAPGDRVEVGGVPATVGSLTPTPADV from the coding sequence ATGTGGACCCTCCTCCCCTCCAGCGCCCTGCGCCTGACGGGCACCGACCGGGTGGACTTCGTGCAGGGGCAGATGACGAACGACCTGCGCGGTGCCCCGACTCCCGGCATGGTTGCCTGCTGTTTCCTCAACGTGCGCGGCCAGATCGAGTTCTTCGCGCGGGCGTACAAACGGAAGGACGACGTGTACCTTCACCTCGACGCCGGGCAGTCGGTAGGCCTCGCCGCTCGGCTTCGGCGCTATATTATCTTCGATCAGGTCGAGATTGGTGATGTGACCGAGGAGCTGGGCACAGTTCACGTCTGGGGGCAGGATGTATCCGGCTGGAACCCGGACGGCCCCGACGCGCAGACCTTCGAGCTGAGCGGGGGGACGGTCCTCGCCGGTCGTATAAACCGCACGGGAACGCCCGGCGTGGACCTCCACTTCCTCACCCGGTATGGGGAGGGGGTACGGGAGGCACTCGGGGGAGGGGAAACGCCCCTGGACGAGTTGGAAGAGTTGCGCGTCCGGGCGGGCATCCCCGACGTGGTGCGCGACGGCTTCGTGGGCACGCTGCCGCAGGAGGTGGGGCTGGACGTGGGCGGTCTCCTCCCGGTCATGAGCTACCGCAAGGGCTGTTACGTCGGGCAGGAGATCATGGCGCGGCTGGAGGCACGGGGAAATGCCCGCTACCACCTCGCGGGGCTGGAGGGGGACGGGCTGCCCGCCCACGCCGAAGTCATCCGTGAGGGCAAAACGGTTGGGCAGGCGGGGGCACACGCGGGGGGCCTGAGCCTCGCGCGGCTGCGGAAGGAACTCGCCCCCGGCGACCGGGTGGAGGTGGGCGGCGTGCCCGCGACCGTGGGGAGCCTGACGCCCACGCCCGCCGATGTTTGA
- the hemA gene encoding glutamyl-tRNA reductase: MTLACPTARAFLARPCSAHPAPLDFAVVGLNHQTAPVEVRERAAVRASDEAAILAHLSRHAAEVMLLSTCNRTEVYLAGLRGDPVRAFEDAWGDALDDYLYVYRGDAAVTHLYRVAAGLDSLVVGETQIQGQVKRAWQAAHEHNPGGRLLNKVAQGALAAGKRVRSETGLSDRVVSVSGAAVELAQAALGDLASRTALILGAGETAELTLTHLRAAGVRDVVVVNRTEARARQLAEKVGGRVCAAEYLHEVLPEADVVIASSAAPHYVLHGEGVRAALGRRPERDMFLIDISVPRILDPNIADVAGAHLYNLDDLTAIVSRNLQSRRAALPHAEAIIREAVADLSRWHLTREAQLGRQRRELAVASA, encoded by the coding sequence GTGACGCTCGCCTGCCCGACCGCCCGCGCCTTTCTCGCCCGGCCCTGCTCGGCGCACCCCGCGCCCCTCGACTTCGCCGTGGTGGGCCTCAACCACCAGACCGCCCCCGTGGAGGTGCGGGAGCGGGCCGCCGTCCGCGCGAGCGACGAGGCCGCGATCCTCGCCCACCTCTCGCGCCACGCCGCCGAGGTCATGCTGCTCTCCACCTGCAACCGCACGGAGGTCTACCTTGCGGGGCTGCGGGGCGACCCGGTGCGCGCCTTCGAGGACGCGTGGGGCGACGCCCTCGACGACTACCTGTACGTCTACCGGGGGGACGCCGCCGTCACGCACCTGTACCGGGTGGCGGCGGGCCTCGACAGCCTCGTGGTGGGCGAGACGCAGATTCAGGGGCAGGTCAAGCGGGCGTGGCAGGCGGCCCACGAGCACAACCCCGGTGGGCGGCTGTTGAACAAGGTCGCGCAGGGGGCGCTGGCCGCCGGGAAGCGCGTGCGCTCGGAGACGGGCCTGAGCGACAGGGTGGTCAGCGTGTCGGGGGCCGCCGTCGAACTCGCGCAGGCGGCGCTGGGCGACCTCGCCAGCCGCACGGCGCTCATCCTCGGTGCGGGCGAGACCGCCGAACTCACCCTCACCCACCTGCGGGCGGCGGGCGTGCGCGACGTGGTGGTGGTCAACCGAACCGAGGCCCGTGCCCGCCAGCTCGCCGAGAAGGTGGGGGGCCGGGTCTGCGCCGCCGAGTATCTGCACGAGGTCCTGCCAGAGGCCGACGTGGTGATCGCATCGAGTGCGGCCCCCCACTACGTCCTGCACGGCGAGGGCGTGCGTGCGGCGCTGGGGCGGCGGCCCGAGCGGGACATGTTCCTCATCGACATCAGCGTGCCGCGCATCCTCGACCCGAATATCGCGGACGTGGCGGGCGCGCACCTCTACAACCTCGACGATCTCACCGCCATCGTGAGCCGCAACCTGCAAAGCCGCCGCGCCGCCCTCCCCCACGCCGAGGCCATTATCCGAGAGGCCGTCGCCGACCTCAGCCGCTGGCATCTGACGCGAGAGGCGCAGCTTGGGCGGCAGCGGCGGGAGCTGGCGGTGGCGAGCGCCTGA
- a CDS encoding precorrin-2 dehydrogenase/sirohydrochlorin ferrochelatase family protein has product MSLAVFLEWRGEPALVVGGGPVALRRARTLLDAGLRVTVVAPDLLPEFGTLPVRVERRAYRPADVEGQRVVVAATNREDVNDAVAGDARAAGLPVNHAGDAARGTLRFPAVAERGGVRVAVSTGRELPMLAQAVRERIMGLLPSSEEVDVWVARREQALGLSGPARERALAGLRADIRAAMGLSAGGAA; this is encoded by the coding sequence GTGAGTCTGGCCGTCTTCCTCGAATGGCGTGGCGAACCGGCCCTGGTGGTCGGGGGTGGCCCGGTGGCCCTGCGCCGTGCGCGGACGCTGCTGGACGCCGGGTTGCGGGTCACAGTCGTCGCGCCGGACCTCCTGCCGGAGTTCGGCACCCTGCCCGTGCGGGTGGAGCGCCGCGCCTACCGCCCCGCCGACGTGGAGGGGCAGCGCGTGGTCGTGGCCGCCACGAACCGCGAGGACGTGAACGACGCCGTGGCCGGGGACGCGCGGGCGGCGGGTCTACCTGTCAACCACGCGGGCGACGCGGCGCGGGGCACCCTGCGTTTTCCCGCCGTGGCGGAGCGCGGCGGCGTTCGTGTGGCCGTGAGCACCGGGCGGGAGTTGCCCATGCTGGCCCAGGCGGTGCGCGAGCGCATTATGGGATTGCTGCCCTCGTCCGAAGAGGTGGACGTTTGGGTAGCACGGCGGGAACAGGCGCTGGGGCTGTCCGGTCCCGCCCGTGAGCGTGCCCTCGCCGGATTGCGCGCCGACATCCGCGCGGCGATGGGCCTCTCCGCCGGGGGAGCCGCGTGA
- the cobA gene encoding uroporphyrinogen-III C-methyltransferase codes for MSFPDPSAPASRAFVSLIGAGPGDPGLITVRGVEALSRADVVLFDYLANPELLRHCPDAETIYVGKKGFSEYISQEQINALIVAKAREGGGRRVARLKGGDVFVFGRGGEEAEACVAAGVPFEVVPGVTSAIAAPAYAGIPVTHRESARSFAVLTGNTKEGGAHYERLSGVDTLVLLMGVRNLDGIAADLIASGRSPDTPAATVQWGTTPQQRVATGTLATIARAVREAGLEAPAVTVVGEVARLRDTLRWFDAGSGFGGPLAGRSVAVTRTRDGASALSEVLRARGANVLEVPLIRFAEVPDDSPVEDALHDFGGWLLLTSNQAVKSLFSFLERRGLDARALARMKIAAVGPSTARSLAERGLRADFVPSTPGAVHLGAELPARPGDVALHLTSQVAEDDLARELEARGLRYERAELYRTEPARPGEHALNRLRAADVVTLASGSAARHLAALAGIDLTVAAMGPQTADAARRAGFTRVTVAETATLEALADAAAWAVAGRGEGLGEREG; via the coding sequence ATGAGCTTTCCCGACCCCTCTGCCCCGGCCTCCCGCGCGTTCGTGTCCCTGATCGGGGCGGGGCCGGGCGATCCGGGGCTGATCACCGTGCGCGGCGTGGAGGCGCTCTCGCGGGCGGACGTGGTGCTGTTCGACTACCTCGCCAACCCCGAGCTGCTGCGCCACTGCCCGGACGCCGAGACGATCTATGTGGGCAAGAAGGGCTTTTCCGAGTACATCTCGCAGGAGCAGATCAACGCCCTGATCGTGGCGAAGGCGCGGGAGGGCGGTGGGCGGCGGGTGGCGCGGCTCAAGGGCGGGGACGTGTTCGTGTTCGGGCGCGGCGGCGAGGAGGCCGAGGCGTGTGTGGCCGCCGGGGTGCCCTTCGAGGTCGTGCCGGGGGTGACGAGCGCCATCGCCGCGCCCGCCTACGCCGGGATTCCCGTCACCCACCGCGAGTCGGCCCGCTCCTTCGCCGTCCTGACCGGCAACACGAAGGAGGGGGGCGCGCACTACGAGCGGCTGTCCGGCGTGGACACCCTCGTGCTGCTGATGGGGGTGCGGAACCTCGACGGGATCGCCGCCGACCTCATCGCCTCGGGCCGCTCGCCCGATACCCCCGCCGCCACCGTGCAATGGGGCACCACGCCGCAGCAGCGGGTGGCGACGGGCACGCTGGCAACCATCGCGCGGGCCGTGCGTGAGGCCGGGCTGGAGGCCCCCGCCGTGACCGTGGTGGGCGAGGTCGCCCGGTTGCGCGACACCCTACGCTGGTTCGACGCGGGGTCGGGCTTCGGCGGACCCCTCGCGGGCCGCAGCGTCGCCGTCACCCGCACGCGGGACGGGGCGAGTGCGCTCTCGGAGGTGCTGCGGGCACGCGGCGCGAACGTGCTGGAGGTGCCCCTCATCCGGTTCGCGGAGGTTCCCGACGATTCACCCGTGGAAGACGCCCTGCACGACTTTGGCGGCTGGCTGCTGTTGACGAGCAATCAGGCGGTCAAATCGCTGTTCTCCTTTCTGGAGCGCCGTGGTCTGGACGCCCGCGCGCTCGCCCGTATGAAGATCGCCGCCGTCGGGCCGAGCACGGCCCGGTCTCTGGCGGAGCGTGGCCTCCGCGCCGACTTCGTGCCGTCCACCCCAGGTGCCGTTCACCTCGGCGCAGAACTTCCCGCCCGGCCCGGCGACGTGGCCCTGCACCTCACGAGTCAGGTGGCCGAGGACGACCTCGCGCGTGAGCTGGAGGCGCGCGGCCTGCGCTACGAGCGCGCGGAGCTGTACCGCACCGAACCCGCCCGGCCCGGCGAACACGCCCTGAATCGCCTGCGGGCCGCCGACGTGGTGACGCTCGCCTCGGGAAGCGCGGCCCGCCACCTCGCCGCCCTCGCCGGAATCGATCTCACTGTCGCCGCGATGGGTCCCCAGACCGCCGACGCCGCCCGCCGTGCCGGATTCACCCGCGTCACCGTCGCCGAGACCGCCACCCTGGAGGCCCTGGCGGACGCCGCCGCGTGGGCCGTTGCCGGAAGGGGAGAGGGGTTGGGGGAGAGGGAAGGCTGA
- a CDS encoding GNAT family N-acetyltransferase: MADPFSPDPLPRLARVEAVGHLAYGVFGAAARFGPLTAVHTGPGVPVNTGWHDGGDPPTETDLAAFEGFCAGHGQPAILHLLSHAAPPLLALLSSRGYGLTGVLHAYTRPLTDLPTPPTLDVREEAGAETWADLASLAFGPGSGAIMGLNARLPGTHRLVARVDGTPAGVAALSVREGVAALYSAATLPEFRGRGVQTALLAARLHLAAELGADLASVVVTPGSGSERNVRRAGFGVAGARLTFTRER; encoded by the coding sequence GTGGCCGACCCCTTCTCGCCCGACCCTCTGCCCCGCCTCGCCCGCGTGGAGGCGGTGGGGCACCTCGCTTATGGAGTGTTCGGGGCGGCGGCGCGCTTCGGCCCCCTGACCGCCGTCCATACCGGACCGGGGGTACCCGTGAACACGGGATGGCACGACGGCGGCGACCCACCGACCGAGACCGACCTCGCGGCCTTCGAGGGCTTCTGCGCGGGGCACGGGCAGCCCGCCATCCTCCATCTCCTCTCGCACGCAGCGCCGCCCCTACTTGCGCTCCTCTCTTCTCGCGGCTACGGGTTGACGGGGGTGCTGCACGCCTACACTCGTCCTCTGACGGACCTGCCCACCCCGCCCACGTTGGACGTGCGGGAGGAGGCGGGCGCGGAGACGTGGGCCGACCTCGCCTCACTCGCCTTCGGGCCGGGAAGTGGGGCGATCATGGGCTTGAACGCGCGCCTGCCCGGCACCCACCGCCTCGTGGCGCGGGTGGACGGGACGCCCGCCGGAGTCGCGGCCCTGAGCGTGCGGGAGGGGGTCGCCGCCCTCTACAGCGCCGCCACCCTGCCCGAGTTCCGGGGCCGGGGCGTCCAGACGGCCCTCCTCGCCGCCCGGTTGCACCTCGCCGCCGAACTGGGGGCCGACCTCGCCAGCGTGGTCGTGACGCCGGGAAGCGGCAGTGAACGCAACGTGCGCCGGGCCGGGTTCGGGGTGGCGGGGGCGCGGCTGACGTTCACGCGGGAGAGGTGA
- a CDS encoding DUF4287 domain-containing protein: protein MSETPDKVKQSYYRNIEQKTGVPIDEWMGRIRERDFTRFMEIVNWLKAEHGFGHGHASLLAHDALKLREGARQEN, encoded by the coding sequence ATGAGTGAGACGCCCGACAAGGTGAAGCAGAGTTACTACCGCAACATCGAGCAGAAGACGGGGGTGCCTATCGACGAGTGGATGGGCCGGATTAGGGAGCGTGACTTCACAAGATTCATGGAGATCGTGAACTGGCTCAAGGCCGAACACGGCTTCGGGCACGGGCACGCGAGCCTGCTGGCGCACGACGCACTCAAGCTCAGAGAGGGCGCACGGCAGGAGAACTGA
- a CDS encoding P1 family peptidase → MSPNPTLTAVPGFRVGHWTDPVGLTGCTVILCPDAGAVASASFLGPSPGTREGILLAPDKKVERVHALLLTGGSAFGLAAAAGVVRVLEERGVGHETPWARVPIVPAAVVYDLGVGDPGARPGEREGELTARAASADPVKRGRVGAGTGTTAGKYLGVGAVPGGLGSVCVERHGVRVGALAVVNPIGDVLDERGGVLAGPGVGPGAVAFTPGDVESTTLLAVVTEHTLTKNDARRLADAAQAALGRVIHPSHTFWDGDSAFVLSSCALPPADPLLLGALVQEAVCAAVRDGVRMAGR, encoded by the coding sequence ATGTCCCCCAACCCCACCCTGACCGCCGTGCCCGGCTTCCGCGTCGGCCACTGGACCGACCCCGTGGGTCTCACGGGCTGCACGGTGATCCTGTGCCCGGATGCGGGCGCGGTGGCCTCGGCGTCCTTCCTGGGGCCGAGTCCCGGCACGCGCGAGGGGATTTTGCTCGCCCCGGACAAGAAGGTCGAGCGCGTCCACGCCCTGCTCCTGACGGGCGGGAGCGCCTTCGGGCTGGCGGCGGCGGCGGGCGTGGTGCGCGTGCTAGAGGAACGCGGGGTCGGCCACGAGACGCCGTGGGCGCGTGTGCCCATCGTCCCGGCGGCGGTGGTGTACGACCTCGGTGTGGGCGATCCGGGGGCCAGGCCCGGTGAGCGGGAGGGCGAGCTGACGGCGCGGGCGGCCTCGGCGGACCCGGTGAAGCGCGGGCGCGTCGGCGCGGGCACGGGCACGACGGCGGGCAAGTATCTGGGGGTGGGCGCGGTGCCGGGCGGCCTCGGGAGCGTGTGCGTGGAGCGGCACGGGGTCCGGGTCGGGGCGCTCGCCGTCGTCAATCCCATCGGGGACGTGTTGGATGAGCGCGGCGGCGTGCTGGCCGGGCCGGGGGTGGGACCGGGGGCGGTGGCCTTCACGCCGGGGGACGTGGAGAGCACGACCCTTCTCGCCGTCGTCACCGAACACACGCTGACGAAGAACGACGCCCGCCGCCTCGCCGACGCCGCTCAGGCCGCGCTGGGCCGGGTCATCCACCCCAGCCACACGTTCTGGGACGGCGACAGCGCCTTCGTGCTGAGTTCGTGTGCCCTGCCCCCCGCCGACCCCCTCCTCCTGGGGGCGCTCGTGCAGGAGGCCGTATGCGCGGCGGTGCGGGACGGGGTGCGGATGGCGGGAAGGTAA